A genomic segment from Mus caroli chromosome 17, CAROLI_EIJ_v1.1, whole genome shotgun sequence encodes:
- the Trim31 gene encoding E3 ubiquitin-protein ligase TRIM31, whose protein sequence is MAGQRLACQLQEEVTCPICMEILQDPVTIDCGHNFCLQCISQVGKTSEKIQCPLCKLSVNKNTFRPNKLLASLAEKIQSMDPADIQAEQEDSRCQRHKEKLHYFCEQDGAFLCVVCRDSKDHKSHNVTLIDEAAQNYKVQIESQAQDLGQKDKKIIEEKKQGEGAIWAFRAQVDLEKLKIHEEFKLLRQRLDEEESFLLSRLDWLEQQGAKQLRQYVTVTEKQLSSLRKLTKSLKIRLQSSSMELLKDIKDALSRGKEFQFLNPNPIPEDLEKKHSEAKARHESIIKALTELKDDMNAEGKRDKSAFMNSLNKEEKESWSLLQKNKSVLPTPVPVTLDKSSADPDLTFSQDLKKVTLYIVAGKASNRQAKPRPFYPFHCVRGSPGLSSGRQVWEAEIRGPSGGACIVGVATELARGSQSQNVSTQSYIWALRISPSGCQPFTNCKAQEYLQVCLKKVGVYVNHDCGEVVFYDAITSKHIYTFQTSFDGKVFPLFGLQVACSHITLSP, encoded by the exons ATGGCAGGCCAGCGGCTGGCCTGCCAACTGCAGGAGGAGGTGACCTGCCCCATCTGCATGGAAATTCTACAAGATCCTGTCACCATTGACTGTGGGCACAACTTCTGCCTGCAGTGTATCAGTCAGGTTGGAAAAACGTCAGAAAAGATCCAATGTCCTCTCTGCAAACTCTCTGTGAATAAGAATACGTTCAGGCCCAATAAGCTGCTGGCTAGTCTCGCAGAGAAGATCCAGAGTATGGATCCTGCTGACATCCAAGCAGAACAGGAAGACTCAAGATGTCAGAGGCACAAGGAAAAGCTACATTACTTCTGCGAGCAGGATGGGGCGTTCCTCTGTGTGGTGTGTCGTGACTCCAAGGACCACAAGTCACACAATGTCACCTTGATAGATGAGGCTGCCCAGAACTACAAG GTGCAGATTGAGTCACAGGCCCAAGATTTGGGGCAAAAGGACAAGAAGATAATTGAAGAGAAAAAACAAGGTGAAGGGGCAATCTGGGCGTTCAGG GCCCAGGTGGATCTAGAGAAACTAAAGATCCATGAGGAATTCAAGCTTCTGCGCCAGAGACTAGATGAGGAAGAGAGTTTCCTCCTGTCCAGGCTGGACTGGCTGGAGCAGCAGGGAGCCAAGCAGTTGAGACAATATGTCACTGTGACAGAGAAGCAGCTGAGCTCACTAAGGAAGCTCACTAAATCCTTGAAAATAAGGCTGCAATCATCATCCATGGAGCTACTAAAG gacATTAAAGACGCCTTGAGCAG GGGTAAGGAGTTTCAGTTTCTCAACCCAAACCCAATTCCTGAGGACCTGGAGAAAAAACACAGTGAAGCAAAAGCAAGGCATGAGTCCATCATAAAAGCCCTGACAGAACTCAAAG ACGATATGAATGCCGAAGGGAAGAGAGATAAAAGCGCATTCATGAACAGCCTgaataaagaggaaaaggagagct GGAGCCTGTTACAGAAGAATAAGTCAGTGTTGCCCACCCCAG TCCCTGTGACCCTGGACAAGTCCTCAGCTGACCCAGACCTCACCTTTTCTCAGGATCTAAAGAAAGTGACCTTGTATATTGTAGCTGGAAAAGCTTCCAATCGGCAGGCAAAACCTCGACCATTCTACCCTTTCCACTGTGTGAGGGGTTCCCCAGGCCTCTCCTCAGGCCGCCAGGtgtgggaggcagaaatccggggGCCCTCAGGTGGGGCATGCATTGTGGGCGTGGCTACAGAGTTGGCGCGAGGGTCCCAGAGTCAAAACGTGAGCACGCAGAGCTACATATGGGCACTGAGGATCTCGCCCTCTGGATGCCAGCCATTCACCAATTGTAAAGCCCAGGAGTACCTCCAGGTCTGTCTTAAGAAAGTGGGTGTCTATGTGAATCATGACTGTGGAGAGGTCGTCTTCTATGATGCCATCACTAGCAAACACATCTATACTTTCCAAACTTCCTTTGACGGGAAGGTCttcccccttttcgggctccaagTTGCCTGCAGCCATATCACCCTGAGCCCTTAG